From a single Aestuariibius sp. HNIBRBA575 genomic region:
- the greA gene encoding transcription elongation factor GreA: MDKIPLTQAGFDKLDAELKHLKSVERPTIIRAIAEARELGDLSENAEYHSAKEKQSFIEGRIKELEAVISLADVIDPKKLSGGIKFGATIEIVDEDTDEEKKFQIVGEYEADIEAGLLNLKSPLARSMIGKEAGDSVEVRTPGGLKSYEILTVSFI, translated from the coding sequence ATGGATAAAATTCCGCTGACCCAAGCCGGTTTCGACAAACTGGACGCCGAGTTGAAGCACCTCAAAAGTGTGGAACGCCCAACGATCATTCGCGCCATTGCAGAAGCACGCGAACTTGGGGATTTGTCAGAAAACGCGGAATACCATTCGGCCAAGGAAAAACAATCCTTCATCGAAGGCCGCATCAAAGAGCTGGAAGCCGTGATTTCATTGGCGGATGTGATTGATCCCAAGAAATTGTCAGGTGGGATCAAGTTCGGCGCGACCATCGAAATCGTCGACGAAGATACGGACGAAGAGAAAAAGTTTCAGATTGTTGGCGAATATGAGGCCGATATTGAAGCCGGTCTGTTGAATTTGAAATCACCGCTGGCCCGGTCCATGATCGGCAAAGAAGCGGGCGATTCCGTTGAAGTTCGCACGCCCGGCGGGCTAAAATCCTACGAGATTCTGACCGTTTCCTTTATCTGA
- the mobA gene encoding molybdenum cofactor guanylyltransferase MobA — translation MIQPLGVILAGGLATRMGGGDKGRLRLGHGTILSHVIDRFEPQVAGLALNANGDISRFEDLNLPIIIDSIVGYAGPLAGVLAGMDWAAKQGATHVVSAAADTPFLPCDLVPRLLMAAENSRTGLAMAATPDGRQPTFGLWPLDLRDDLRDALDGGLRKVVLWTQRHDCAMAEFDDSDAFFNVNTPDDLAQAEAML, via the coding sequence ATGATCCAACCCTTAGGCGTCATCCTAGCCGGTGGGTTGGCCACCCGGATGGGCGGCGGTGACAAAGGTCGGCTGCGGCTAGGCCATGGCACGATCCTGTCCCATGTGATCGACCGGTTTGAACCTCAGGTGGCGGGGCTTGCGTTGAATGCAAATGGCGACATTTCCCGATTTGAGGATCTAAACCTGCCCATCATCATCGATTCTATCGTTGGATATGCCGGGCCTTTGGCTGGGGTGCTGGCGGGTATGGATTGGGCGGCCAAACAGGGGGCGACCCATGTGGTCAGCGCCGCCGCTGACACGCCTTTTCTGCCCTGTGATCTGGTGCCTAGATTGCTGATGGCCGCAGAAAACAGCCGCACCGGGCTGGCCATGGCCGCCACACCGGACGGGCGACAGCCGACATTTGGCCTATGGCCACTGGATTTACGGGATGATCTGCGGGATGCCTTGGACGGGGGGCTGCGCAAGGTGGTGCTGTGGACCCAGCGCCATGATTGCGCCATGGCCGAATTCGACGATTCAGACGCGTTTTTCAATGTAAACACCCCGGATGATCTGGCCCAAGCAGAGGCGATGCTATGA
- a CDS encoding AzlC family ABC transporter permease, with amino-acid sequence MSSATMKSFLKGVRHGSPFLLVAAPFSMLFGVVATDAGLDIAQVMAFTTLVIAGAAQFAAVQLMIDDAGVAMVLLGALAVNVRMAMYSAALVPHLGAAPLWKRAMVAYLLFDQTYTVSQNEYDAFPQNSTAQKFAYFIGSATLMVPTWIGMAYVGAVIGASIPPEYALDFALPITFLAMMGPALRTIAHVAAALVSIVVALLLSGLPSGAGLLIAAVLAMMTGAFVETRMEKRAKPDQVETDTEVPS; translated from the coding sequence ATGAGCTCCGCCACCATGAAATCATTTTTGAAGGGCGTCCGCCACGGATCGCCGTTTTTATTGGTCGCCGCCCCATTTTCGATGCTGTTTGGGGTCGTTGCCACGGATGCCGGGCTGGATATTGCGCAGGTCATGGCCTTTACCACATTGGTGATTGCAGGGGCGGCGCAATTTGCGGCTGTGCAATTGATGATCGACGATGCCGGGGTTGCGATGGTGCTGTTGGGGGCCTTGGCCGTCAATGTGCGTATGGCGATGTATTCGGCGGCGTTGGTGCCGCATTTGGGGGCCGCGCCGTTGTGGAAACGGGCCATGGTGGCCTATCTGTTATTTGATCAAACCTATACCGTGTCACAGAACGAATATGATGCGTTTCCGCAGAATTCGACTGCTCAGAAATTTGCGTATTTCATTGGTTCTGCCACCTTGATGGTGCCGACATGGATCGGCATGGCCTATGTAGGCGCAGTGATTGGCGCGTCAATTCCGCCTGAATATGCCTTGGATTTTGCCCTGCCGATCACGTTTCTGGCGATGATGGGCCCGGCATTGCGCACGATCGCGCATGTTGCAGCGGCGCTGGTTTCTATAGTTGTGGCGCTGTTATTGTCAGGTTTGCCATCTGGTGCCGGGCTTTTGATTGCGGCGGTTCTGGCGATGATGACCGGGGCATTTGTCGAAACACGCATGGAAAAACGCGCAAAACCCGATCAGGTTGAAACGGATACAGAGGTGCCATCATGA
- a CDS encoding GNAT family N-acetyltransferase yields the protein MRITQGFNEVDRQRVAHLYWDAFGEKLGRVMGPDTKGIAFIERVARPDHAICAYDGDDLLGVAGFKTADGAFVDGGIADMAAIYGWIGCLWRIALLAALERDVDNKRFLMDGIFVSAEARGRGVGSTLLDALGAEALRRGYNEMRLDVIDKNTRARALYERKGFRAVHTSGTGPLRHVFRFKQATMMVRNLS from the coding sequence GTGAGAATAACCCAAGGGTTCAACGAGGTGGACCGACAGCGTGTGGCGCATCTGTATTGGGATGCGTTTGGCGAAAAACTAGGGCGGGTGATGGGGCCTGACACCAAAGGGATTGCCTTTATTGAGCGGGTCGCGCGGCCTGATCATGCGATTTGCGCCTATGACGGCGACGATTTGCTGGGCGTTGCCGGGTTTAAAACCGCTGATGGTGCCTTTGTGGATGGCGGAATTGCAGATATGGCTGCGATTTATGGCTGGATCGGATGTTTGTGGCGCATCGCGCTGCTGGCCGCGCTGGAACGGGATGTCGACAATAAACGGTTCCTGATGGACGGGATTTTTGTGTCCGCCGAGGCCCGCGGACGTGGGGTGGGTTCCACCTTGCTGGACGCTTTGGGGGCAGAGGCACTGCGCCGGGGCTACAATGAAATGCGATTGGATGTGATCGATAAAAACACCCGCGCACGGGCCTTATATGAACGCAAAGGGTTTCGCGCCGTGCACACGTCCGGCACTGGCCCATTGCGACATGTTTTTCGGTTCAAACAGGCGACCATGATGGTGCGCAACCTGAGCTAG
- the mobB gene encoding molybdopterin-guanine dinucleotide biosynthesis protein B translates to MKIYGVAGYKNAGKTGLMERLVTDITTRGLRVSTIKHAHHSFDVDQKGRDSYRHRDAGAQQVLLSSGQRWALMTELRDAPEATLDTLLAQLSPVDLVLIEGLKREPHPKIETFRKEAGHDLMAPGDPSIRAVAADCDIPTPCPRFDLNDTVGIADFILAETHLS, encoded by the coding sequence ATGAAAATTTACGGCGTTGCGGGGTATAAAAACGCGGGCAAAACTGGCCTGATGGAACGGCTGGTGACCGACATCACGACACGCGGATTGCGGGTTTCAACCATCAAACACGCCCATCACAGTTTTGACGTCGACCAAAAGGGCCGAGATTCCTATCGCCACCGGGATGCGGGCGCGCAGCAGGTGCTGCTATCGTCTGGTCAGCGTTGGGCGCTGATGACGGAATTGCGCGACGCGCCCGAGGCGACGCTGGATACATTGCTCGCTCAGCTTAGCCCGGTTGACCTGGTTCTGATCGAAGGGTTAAAACGCGAACCTCACCCGAAAATCGAAACCTTTCGCAAAGAGGCAGGTCACGATCTGATGGCCCCCGGTGATCCGTCTATTCGCGCTGTGGCTGCGGATTGTGACATCCCCACGCCCTGCCCCCGGTTTGATCTGAATGACACGGTCGGGATCGCTGACTTTATTCTGGCGGAAACCCATTTATCATGA
- the glp gene encoding gephyrin-like molybdotransferase Glp produces MTQGPALTPPPLTNDCFAMPRGTHWTPVDDALDHLRQNLHGVTATETIATSDALGRVLAVAPTAIRSHPPAANSAVDGYGFAHSPDQNGATILPLHPGRSAAGVPFDGSVPAGHALRILTGAILPAGVDTVILEEDVNTDGTQIAFQGPLKKGANCRDAGEDITQGQHILAPGRVLTPGDLGTLTAVGIADVTVQKRLRVGVLSTGDELRKPGEMADLGHVYDANRPMLQALVMQWGYDVCDLGIAPDDNTHLRAILNDGAAQCDVILTSGGASAGDEDHMSRLLRETGSMQLWRIAMKPGRPLALGLWDNVPVFGLPGNPVAAIVCALIFARPALSVLSGAAWISPQGFDVPAAFTKTKKQGRREYLRARIRNGRVETFPSEGSGRVSGLSWAEGLVELGDEAQHIEQGQLVRFIPFRSFDL; encoded by the coding sequence ATGACGCAAGGTCCAGCTCTGACGCCCCCGCCCCTGACAAATGATTGTTTCGCCATGCCGCGCGGCACCCATTGGACGCCTGTGGATGACGCATTAGACCACCTGCGTCAGAACCTGCATGGCGTGACCGCAACAGAAACCATCGCGACCAGTGACGCATTGGGCCGGGTTCTGGCTGTTGCGCCAACAGCCATTCGGTCCCATCCGCCCGCTGCGAATTCTGCTGTGGATGGCTATGGCTTTGCCCATTCACCTGATCAAAACGGGGCTACCATTCTGCCCCTACATCCGGGGCGATCCGCAGCGGGGGTGCCGTTTGATGGCTCTGTCCCGGCCGGGCATGCCCTGCGCATATTGACCGGTGCGATTTTGCCCGCAGGCGTTGACACCGTCATCCTAGAAGAGGACGTAAACACCGACGGCACCCAAATCGCATTCCAAGGCCCCCTGAAAAAGGGCGCGAATTGTCGTGACGCGGGCGAAGACATCACCCAAGGGCAGCACATTCTAGCGCCAGGTCGCGTGTTAACACCCGGCGATTTGGGCACATTGACCGCCGTTGGTATCGCTGATGTCACCGTGCAAAAACGGCTGCGCGTTGGGGTTTTGTCAACGGGGGATGAGCTTCGAAAACCCGGTGAAATGGCGGATCTGGGGCATGTGTATGATGCCAATCGGCCCATGCTACAGGCCTTGGTGATGCAATGGGGTTATGATGTTTGCGATCTGGGGATTGCGCCGGACGACAACACACACCTGCGCGCGATCCTGAATGATGGGGCGGCACAATGCGACGTGATCCTGACATCGGGCGGCGCATCCGCAGGGGACGAAGACCACATGTCACGTTTGTTGCGTGAAACCGGATCGATGCAATTGTGGCGCATTGCCATGAAACCCGGTCGCCCCTTGGCGTTGGGATTATGGGATAATGTGCCGGTTTTCGGTTTGCCGGGTAATCCGGTGGCGGCGATAGTCTGCGCGCTGATCTTTGCCCGCCCGGCCCTGTCGGTTCTGTCAGGTGCAGCGTGGATTTCCCCGCAAGGGTTTGATGTTCCAGCCGCTTTTACCAAAACCAAAAAGCAAGGCCGCCGCGAATATCTACGCGCGCGCATCCGCAATGGCCGCGTGGAAACCTTTCCTTCGGAAGGGTCAGGGCGCGTCTCTGGCCTGTCTTGGGCCGAAGGGCTGGTTGAATTGGGTGATGAGGCACAACACATAGAACAGGGTCAACTTGTGCGTTTCATTCCATTCAGGAGCTTTGATCTGTGA
- a CDS encoding 4Fe-4S dicluster domain-containing protein, giving the protein MADIEREAMEVDVVIVGAGPAGLSAAIRLKQLDEDLMVVVLEKGSEVGAHILSGAVLDPSGLDALIPDWKEKGAPLNTEVKEDNFYMLGEAGKLRIPNFPMPPLMNNHGNYIVSMGNVCRWMAEQAEAMGVEIYPGMACSELIYDDKGAVKGVVAGEFGKNPDGTPGDSYEPGMELLGKYVFLSEGVRGSLSKEVIGKYDLAKDADVQKYGVGMKEIWEIDPAKHKEGTVTHTMGWPLNSNAGGGSFVYHLENNQVYVGFVVHLNYKNPHLFPYMEFQRFKHHPMIADLLEGGKRVAYGARAITEGGYQSLPKTVFPGGALLGCAAGMVNVPRIKGNHNAMLSGKAAAESAYAAIQAGRSGDTLEDYDTEVRTGPIGQDLKRVRNVKPIWSKYGLLASLVAGGLDMWTNTFGFSLFGTVKHGKNDAQSTEEASKHKPIDYPKPDGKLSFDRLTNVSFAMTNHEESQPCHLQLANEDTPISVNLPKFAEPAQRYCPAGVYEVVTEEGKDPRFVVNFQNCVHCKTCDIKDPSENITWTVPQGGDGPNYPNM; this is encoded by the coding sequence ATGGCCGATATCGAACGCGAAGCGATGGAAGTTGACGTAGTCATCGTTGGGGCAGGCCCCGCAGGTCTATCGGCCGCGATCCGTCTGAAACAACTGGACGAAGACCTGATGGTTGTCGTGCTGGAAAAAGGGTCCGAAGTTGGCGCGCACATCCTGTCGGGCGCGGTTTTGGACCCCTCGGGTCTGGATGCTTTGATTCCGGATTGGAAAGAAAAAGGCGCACCGCTGAACACGGAAGTCAAAGAAGACAATTTCTATATGCTGGGCGAAGCGGGCAAACTGCGCATCCCTAACTTCCCAATGCCGCCTTTGATGAACAACCACGGCAATTACATCGTATCGATGGGCAATGTCTGTCGTTGGATGGCCGAACAAGCCGAAGCGATGGGGGTCGAAATTTACCCCGGCATGGCCTGTTCCGAACTGATCTATGACGACAAAGGCGCGGTCAAAGGTGTGGTCGCTGGTGAGTTTGGCAAAAACCCAGACGGGACCCCGGGCGATTCCTATGAGCCGGGCATGGAGCTGTTGGGCAAATACGTGTTCCTGTCCGAAGGTGTGCGCGGGTCCCTGTCCAAAGAAGTGATCGGCAAATATGATCTGGCCAAAGATGCAGACGTTCAGAAATACGGCGTCGGCATGAAAGAAATTTGGGAAATCGACCCCGCCAAACACAAAGAAGGCACCGTCACCCACACAATGGGCTGGCCACTGAATTCAAACGCAGGTGGTGGGTCTTTTGTCTATCACCTTGAAAACAATCAAGTCTATGTCGGCTTTGTGGTTCACCTGAACTATAAAAACCCACATTTGTTCCCATACATGGAATTCCAGCGGTTCAAACATCACCCGATGATTGCGGACCTGCTAGAGGGTGGCAAACGCGTGGCTTACGGCGCGCGCGCAATCACCGAAGGCGGCTATCAGTCACTGCCAAAAACCGTGTTCCCAGGTGGGGCGCTGTTGGGCTGTGCGGCGGGCATGGTCAATGTGCCCCGCATCAAAGGCAACCACAACGCAATGCTGTCAGGCAAAGCGGCGGCTGAATCCGCTTATGCGGCCATTCAGGCGGGCCGGTCAGGCGATACGCTGGAAGATTACGACACAGAAGTGCGCACCGGCCCCATCGGCCAAGACCTGAAACGTGTGCGCAACGTCAAACCGATCTGGTCCAAATACGGCCTGTTGGCATCGCTGGTTGCAGGCGGGTTGGACATGTGGACCAACACGTTCGGCTTTTCGCTGTTTGGCACCGTCAAACACGGCAAAAACGACGCACAATCCACCGAAGAAGCCAGCAAACACAAGCCGATCGATTATCCAAAACCCGATGGCAAACTGTCCTTTGATCGGTTGACCAACGTGTCTTTTGCGATGACCAACCACGAAGAAAGCCAGCCCTGCCATCTGCAGCTGGCCAACGAAGACACGCCCATTTCGGTCAACTTGCCGAAATTCGCAGAACCCGCACAGCGCTATTGCCCGGCGGGCGTCTACGAAGTGGTCACCGAAGAAGGCAAAGACCCGCGCTTTGTGGTGAATTTCCAGAACTGCGTGCATTGCAAAACCTGTGACATCAAGGATCCGTCCGAAAACATCACATGGACAGTGCCACAGGGCGGCGACGGGCCAAACTATCCAAACATGTGA
- a CDS encoding formate dehydrogenase accessory sulfurtransferase FdhD codes for MAQLDVTSNYLIAPDPDAPRLTRKVTGKDHNGDAIDINVVEERPLTIYLNSQEIVTAMTIGDYPEYLALGFLRNQGMLADGDDVTAVQFDEELDVVVVRTASKTTFEDKLKKKTRTSGCAVGTVFGDMMEGLDGVTLPDAPLRTSWLYALSHQINRTPSLYLDAGAIHGTVLCQQDRPLVYMEDVGRHNAVDKIAGWMLSENVAAADKILYTTGRLTSEMVIKTALMGIPILVSRSGFTAWGVEIAQQIGLTLIGRMKGKRFICLSGETRLIRDADQDQIPDEPQKSARKGAL; via the coding sequence TTGGCCCAGTTGGACGTTACAAGCAATTACCTGATCGCCCCCGATCCGGATGCCCCGCGTCTGACCCGCAAAGTCACCGGCAAAGACCATAATGGGGACGCCATCGACATCAATGTCGTCGAAGAGCGACCCCTGACGATCTATCTGAATTCACAGGAAATTGTGACCGCCATGACCATTGGGGATTATCCCGAATATCTGGCACTTGGATTTTTGCGCAATCAGGGCATGCTGGCCGATGGTGACGACGTAACAGCCGTCCAATTTGACGAAGAATTGGATGTGGTTGTGGTGCGCACCGCGTCCAAAACCACATTCGAAGACAAACTGAAAAAGAAAACCCGCACGTCGGGCTGCGCGGTGGGCACCGTATTTGGAGACATGATGGAGGGACTTGATGGCGTGACCCTACCTGATGCGCCGCTGCGCACGTCGTGGCTTTATGCGCTGAGCCATCAGATCAACCGCACCCCGTCACTGTATCTGGATGCAGGCGCGATCCACGGCACGGTTTTGTGCCAACAGGATCGTCCGCTGGTCTATATGGAAGACGTCGGTCGCCACAATGCGGTCGATAAAATCGCGGGCTGGATGCTGTCTGAAAACGTCGCTGCTGCGGATAAAATTCTATATACAACCGGGCGATTGACGTCAGAAATGGTGATCAAAACCGCCTTGATGGGCATTCCCATACTGGTGTCACGGTCGGGATTTACGGCATGGGGCGTAGAAATCGCACAGCAAATCGGCCTCACGCTTATTGGGCGGATGAAAGGCAAACGGTTTATCTGTCTCTCTGGTGAAACCCGGCTGATTCGCGATGCAGATCAGGATCAAATCCCTGATGAGCCCCAAAAATCAGCCCGAAAAGGTGCGCTATGA